TGCAGTTGACATTTCTACAACCAAGCTCTCAAGTGTTCAACAGCTGAGTCTTTGTGGGGAACACTGAGTGATAATACACACCTATGGACTGAGGGTGATCTTACAAAGGTGCAGGATGACACGGATCAGGAGAGGAAGCATTTATTTGCTCTGACACTTGCTACCAGCCTGAGTCCTGAAACTGCAAAATTAATGCATTACTCTTGACAACTTCCAactgctatttattttcattggtGCTGACATAACTAAAGCACCCAAGCACTGCACATTGTCAAcaccagcagaagcaaagaaaggtatgattttaattttattcatgaCAACTTAACTGTTCCTAGGCTAACAGTGAATGTATGTGCTCAAATTACTTCAGAAGATCATATTCAGTCTTTAAAACATACTACTGAAAAAAGTGGAACACTATTAATTAATATGCACCATTCTGCCTATTTTATTCTAACTGCAAGCTTGTGTTTTCCTAAACTGTTCTTTTACAAACTGATGTCAATAAGAATGTAAGAACTCAAAAACTGGGAAAGAATACAAAATGCAACACAATTTAACTTAGCATGCCTCCCATTTTCATTTAGAAGTCCTGGTGGAAGGTCTTGAGTTCCTATTTTGTACACTCCTACTGCAGTCAGCAGACCTATAGCCACTCAGCAAGGATTGAGCAGCTCAGAGAATGGGGCCCTGTAGTTTAGACTTCAAATAAAAAGATTACATTAAGACATAATATGGCTAGTAGGAAAGGTGAGACTGCAAAAGAAGATGTGACTCATTGAAGTGTTTgaatgaaaggaggaaagacTTAGGGTGATCTGGAACAGTTCTTGAACACCACAGGACTGTGAAAGGAaatcattttttaaaggaacaaagaaaacaagttgcAAGGACTACTGTAGTAATGTTATGGAAGCAAAAGAAgggaaacactgaaacaggacTATAAATGATCCAATAACAGATCTAGCTGTAAAAGTTGATAGTGGTTTTTCTAAATGTTCATCtactttctgattttcttctgtgtttcataatttttttttcttacatttcaaATGTTGTCAGTATATCAACACCTGATAAGTACCAACCCACCCTGTAAATGAGGGTTGTGGAGGTGTGAGAAGGACAACGTAAGGTCCTGCCCACCCTGCAGAGGAGTGACACAAGAGATGGTTTAGGAAATTGTATCAGTAATggcagatttatttattttttttttttctggcaatgGTGAATATTGCTGTTCATTGATGGGGATAAAAGGCTTCCAAAGAtgtgaaagttatttttctggtttggtttggtgggatttttggtactgggggaagggccccagcagtggctctggtaagaagctgagaagctccccctgctccaaaaccagcccaggagccattagagggacgATAGATGAACCTCAGCCATTAACACAGGAAAGAACCAACCtgacacctgagcagagaagcatttgggggagaagagctgagctgcaaaggcagagcggtgctggtggtgggtgaggaagaaggggcagaaggtgcccaagcagaagtttccctgcagcccatggcgagatggcagctgtgcccctgcatccatggaggaacgtggtgggacattccctgaaggagccaggaggggtgaccttggccagtggacttggatgttgtggccagaggatttgctgcctgtggactctgactgtgcagctttggaagcccccgggccaggggagtttgttcccgaagcagccgtgactctgtgggaagcccaggctggagcagctccagacctggtgggaaggactcatggaggagaggctggtggaggactctgccatgggagggaccccgtggggaagcagggcaggactgtgaggaatccttcttcctgaggaggaaggagcagcaggaaccaccagcctgtgacctgactctaaaccccatccccaccccctgtgccgctgggggaaggagggagagaacccgggagcagagggatctgggggggaagaagggagggtggggtgaggtgtgtgagccctgctctgggtgtctgtgtcctgtgggcactGATTGGTGTGACATTAAACTGTTgttttccccaagctgagtctgttttgcccgggacctcAATgggtgaagatccctccttgtccttgtctggacccaggagctttgtcctcctcatcccagagtgtgaGGGGAGTTGAATGAGTGGCCGTGGGGCTGGCTCTTTCTtgtcctgttgggcccaaaccaggacagttcTGGAGATGCTACTGTAAGTGACCAAAGTAGAGAGGACAGGAGTGATGCAGAGAAGACGAACTAGATAGAACTGGATTTAAGATTACTTGCCTAGTTCAAACAAAACATCCAGTTTTAATTCCTGCTATGGAACACCTGCAAGAATATACTCAAGCATGACCACTGGCTATGAGGCCTGGTTTCATCCCCTCCTTTTTTATGATTAGTTACTTTACATTTGTGGCGAAAATATGGAAGTCTTTCTCATTTGCACATGGggttttacaattttttttttccccttcatatTCCTCATACCAAATCAATGTTTATCTCACACCACCACACACAGTCTGCAGATTGATTTCTACCTTAAAGACACTGGCATGTAACTCCAAGGATAGGAATATCAAAGACAgtataatttcctttctttgacaTTCCTCTCCAAACATGTGCTCCAAAAAGGATGTTAATAAAATGCCCAATGACAACTTTAGAACACAGAGATAATTTCTAGACTAGAAAAGCAAATTTGTAACAGTATTTCAAGCACAATTTAATACTTATGTTAGGAatctaaaagaaagaaattatctcagtggtttaaaaatgttttattaggATCCCCAGCTACTAGCCACCACTGAACTCTGTATACCATATTGGATAGTTCCCTCATCTCCTACATAATGAATGACAATATTAATTACATATTAAAATCAAATCAATTACAATACTAATTACAATGTAGCTATTATTAAGTCTATGTCATACTGAAGAAACAAGGTTATGCCCAAATGTAATTGCCACGTATTGCACAAGAAAAAAGTTGTATATGTACAGATAGTAGAAATATCAGTCAAAATAATATTCCACTTCTTTGTTCTATAGGGAAGTGAAACCTTTGAATGCTCAAACACTACATCCTTATTTTTGATGGTGTTAGGGAGCAAAATGGAGATAAGTGccattgaaatattttatttaattgcaaCTAAAACGATTATGCTAATTAAATTAACTCTATAAGCTACATCCCTCCACTCTTTTATTCTAAGAAACAGATCTACTGCCCTGCAGTTTTCTCCAAATCATTGCTTTACATTTCTCCGGGCCAGTAAGATCAGCTGTGGGTCAAGCAACAATAAAGAAGCCCTTAACATGGTTCATGTATCACCCCTTTCATGTGATCACTCTTTCTCCatggtgcagagcagggctcaggCCCATCCCAGTCACAGCCCCATGTAGATACTCTGACCTGTCCTGTGGGAAGAGCCCATGTCTCCCTGGTGCCTTCAGAAGTCACCAGAAGCTTAAGCAGCTGGATTCTTGAAACTGTGCCATGCTTGTCATGCTTGTAGATCAGAAGGTGTAATCAACAGATGCAGAAAACATGATTCATCCCACCTCTAACATAGAACTATACTGTATTTAGCTGCTAGACACTGTTCTTTGGAACAAGAGGACTCTTGTCATGATTTTGTACTGACTGATACAGCAGTTCACAGGAACATAATCTCACCTCAGCTTCAGACAGGTAACGTGGAATAGAGTTCCTCTCCCAAAATGCATGCAAGATAgaagacagaaagcagaaagaaagcagtAAATACTTAAAGCAGACAAATTATGTGGGAAATTTGGAGCatagagtaagaaaaaaacccacataatcttattttacagtaaaatgaaaatgtctccACTTATCTATACAATGTCAGAGGGAAGAACTAGATCATGACAAATGATACAGCTCAcaaacagagcagctgtgatTGCATGTATGGAGCCCAGCAATGCTTACACATGTGAAATGGGACTCAGCAGTTCAGAGATCAATAACAATTAAGCTGTAAGTCTGATAAATATTGAGTCTGATAAGTCTGCACACCCATCCATTTAATCATGGAGTTAAAAACTACTTGCCATTAACTGTACTTACTTTGtaggttgttgttgttttcatttctgcattGTTTAGATGTGTCACCTTGTGCTCATAAGTAAATAGCTTccttaatttgctttttcttcaaagaacCAAGTGGACAGTCTTGTTACTTCTTCTGCTAAAACACACGCTTGGCTTTATTTAGCAGGGCTTCTGAATCAGCACCTGTGGAATCCCttctgtgcaggcagcaggcatgCAGATCTATCCATCCAGCCTCCACGCCAGGAATTTTCACAGCTCAGAGACCCAGAATCAATTTTATCATGTCTGGTTGCTCAAATATGCAGCTAACGAATCTCCCTGAAGTGGTCTGTCTAGTAGAGGCACAAAGTTGGATGAGAAACCACCACCTCATGCAACCTGCCAGCAAAAATGCCCATGGGACTGTGGCCAGGAGGTCAGCACAAGCAGACAGGCAGCAACACCTGGCCTGGGGTGGCAGCCTGGGACAGGTGGCCCAGCAGAAGTGAAAGGCTGTCATTCAGAGGGCTCTGAATGCAGGTGACAGCTGAGGCAAGCTGGTGCTCTGCTCACCCAGGGAGCAGCACGAGCCAGAAGTGCGGTGGCACAACACCACTCTGCTGGCCCTGCACCCAGCTTCCCAGCCACATCTTGCACCATCCCTTCCCTGGGTGATTCCTGGAGGTGCAGTGTACCTCCTGACCCTAGGGAAGGCCCTGCCTGCTTTACAGAGGTCTTTGTGACCCCTCAAGTCCCTCTGAAGTTGCTGGCTTTGAGACACTGCATGTAGTCAAGGTataaaggggaagagaaaggggaaggggaaaaaataaaggggaagtggacacagggaaaagaaaggaaccCAGGTATAAATCATGAAGCATTTGCTGCAAGTGGGACAAAACATGGTAcattaaaaagtcattaaacTCATTATCTCAAACATGAAACTTTAAATAGAATTAGATCTTATTTAAACCAGCCACAAGCCAGGAAACTTAGACTTAAGGATGGGATAATTTTCAAGTTGTTTTACTCTAGCTTGGTTAATCAGTGTACTTACCAGGAGCAAATGTGCCCTCTGCAAATTATACATCATGAAATCACAAGCAGTCCTGCCAAGGCCTGGTGATAAGTTGCTATAACAGCAGCTTGGAGGTTGAGAAATGcactttcctttcctctcatgGCAACAGGTGACCTAGTGGTAATGACACCATTAACACGTTTCACCTCTCGAGCTCTCCCGCTGGTGTTTTACTGATACTAATTTATGGAGGAATCATTTCATTTGGGTGTTTCAAGCCCCTTGTGTTTTCAGTGgtactttttaagaaaataaacgGAAAAGTGGGAGACCATGCTCTGGAAGATGTGGTTTGGGAGGAAATAATCTGATTCCATCAGCAGACTGTCTTGGATGAAAAAGAAGCTGGGAGTGTTAATAGCAGACCAGATAAAATTGTCATTTCCCTAATCCAGTTTCCCCTTCAGGAATTGGCAATACTGGGTTTTTAATAAGCAGTTACTAGGTACTTACCACATTTCTTAACACATTCTCCAGACAGATAAATTTGCATGTTATGCaaatatatgcatgtatattaaaaaaaacacaactccaTTAATTATTTGACTGAGTCCTTATGGACTCCTCATGAAGAGGACAgacaggaaggcagaaggaTCTTTTGTTACTGGTGTTCCTGTTTCTACTTTCTTCCCTATGTACCCTTCTAGGTACTgattcttcagaaaatattactaCATGAattgtttactttttcttttcaaaagctcCCCCTTTCTTACacttctcagtatttttttatggtGTAAATACAAAAGAATAGAAACCCTCTAGCTTCTATTTAACAACTGTAAATTAATAACATCCTGCAACTGAgatttttgtttacaaaaaCATTTGTCCTTGACAACTTGCTCCCTACAGCAGcaataagaaaacaaacctaTTAACTCTGTAAAGTTatccaaaagaagaaaaaaaagaaaaaataattaaaaagataaaccCAAAGCACTGGTAGGACATGGGGCCAAAACCTTATGGGGCCAGATTGTATCTCCATTGACATCAGCTGGACGTTTATCACTGAATTCAAAAGGATCCGGCCAAGACTCCCACATTGAAAGAGGCTTTCAAATGGGATTTGTGTTGAATATCCAAACAAATCTGAGTATTTGACACCTTTATTATACTCTAAATGCTTGGATACCACAACAATGCAAGACAGAACTGGTTTGTCtccagaagagaaagaagtaaTTGCTGTCTTCAACAACTTAATGGGAGGTTACAGAGAGGGTGGAGCCAGCCCCTTCTGCTGAGGTGAAACACCAACAGTCGGGAGGCAACGGGCAAGGGGAGCCACAAGGAACATTCCAAACAGATTGCAGGAAAAAATTGTCAGCCGCGGTAGTAAAAAATTGGAATGTGTTGTTGTTCGGGGTCcggagaggctgtggaatccCTTTCCTTGAAAGCCGTTCAAACGCTGGCTGCGTATgaccctgagcaacctgacctgaCCTGGAGTGTGGCCCTGCTCGGAGGGGAGAATTTGGACCAGATGTTCTCTAGGAGTGGGAAGGGAATCTGTTCAATATTGCATGTTCAGTCCTTAGACAGTACATTCCTAAGGCTGTAAAGAGACAGCGACAgatcattctgtgatttatttttgctcAGAATATTATTTGCATCTGCTGGGAAAGTATTTGGCCAATACAcagctgtaactttttttttccaagtctaaCTGTGAACTCATGTTAGGAAACCCGTGTTGGAAGTCAAACAGGCACAAGTTAGAAAGACAATACAATGTAGGTTTGAAAAGCTTTCCTTCTTCAGGAGACTCATGGCTTGTATCTTGGTTGAAAACATGGCAACAGTTGAACAGAAACTGCTAATAAACTTTGAAAATAGTTTGTTGTAGCTAGTAAAAACAACAGTACCCTGTGATTGTTCATACCAACTGGCTCAGCTTAGGCTTAGTCTTTTACTGTTGTTCCACTGCACTGGGAAGGTGGAAGAAGCATGATCAAATCCACATCAACAGAGTGGAAACAAGGATTCTATCTATGGAATGACTGTGGTGCTCAAGTCTAAATTTAGAAGATACTAAGACTATTCAGGCCAGTTCTCCAAGTGGCATAAAACTGAATAGGTCTAGCTGAACCTAACTGGTCTTATAACAGTTTGTGCCTGTTGAGGATCTGGATTTACTGAAATATCAGTAGGCACAGTTCCCAGTGTTCTTGATCCAGAGGCTGGCTTGGGCCAAATGCACAGGTTACGGGTACACCAACAAGGTACTGTAGGGAATGGACAGATGGCACATCCATTACTGTGGCAATTCTGTCCCCATCCTGCTTTTACTGTTGCTTCATGGCAAGTAAGAGATGTTTTGTACCTCCATCACCAAGCAAGTTACTTCCTTTGTGGCTAAAGTAGTGGCAGGTGCTCCTTGCAAGTTGATCCTTAAGCTACTGCTTACTACTTGTTCATAAATCCATACCTTATTTGTCAGAAATAGTGGCACAGACTGGGCAATAAACCAACCCCTTGGTCTCAAGAAGCTTACCAAAATGACCAAACATATTTCACAGGCTTACATGTCTTGTTTCTGTCACACCAAATGCCATCACACCTCAAGACAACCATCTGCCAAGTTTCAGTGTTCACTCTACATGACATTGGATGAACACTTCATGGCTCCCCCAACCTCAAAACTCCTATCTACCTGGGGATTTTTAACTGTACCAACTTAGCACAAGTAGTGATAAACAGGAGCTTCAGCTACAAACAAGAACACTAATTCTCCCAAGCAATGAAAGAGTGCTTCAAGGATAAGCCTTTTGTCATGCAACCAAGAACAGCAGTCAAGTAAGATCTTTGTTtaatacatttccttttctgtgctgtagCAAAGTGCACCTCCAACATTTAGTTCTCCACCTGTCTACCACCCTCAGGCTGGTCCCTTAGCAGGAGGATGCTAGCTGTGTTTCCATCCCTCACAGTTCTCTGTGCACAGTGGATATCCCAGTAGTCTTCACAAAACACAGGAGTCTTTCCATGAACATCCCTTGGGATGATCCTGACATCACAAGAGACATCTGAAGCATGAAAGGATAGAAAAATTGTTCTTACTACAGTTACTTCATAACCAGAAATGGAAATGTCCTGCAGAGCCACCTCTACTTTGAGAGTTTAAAAGCCCAGGATATGGGACCATGTTTTTGTATTTCAAGAACATTGCAAAAAGAACtgaacttaaaagaaaaatagtaaatgGCACATAATGtaattgctatttattttcataaacatGAGGTATTTCAAAGTGCTATTAGACGCAGCACTAAATGTACATCGTTGGAAGAAATTAAACACAGAACTTTGCAGTTACCCAGTTCTATGCACCAAACATTAACAAATACATTAACTGGAAGAAACAGGCTAGGAAAAGGCATATATAGTAAATTTCTTTACAAAAGTTTCTTAGTTCAAAAAAGTGATAAAGTAATATCTACTCAAAACTTTCACAACTCATTTTCATACGAAAATATAAGTATCAAATTTAGTTATGTATCAGCATCATACTAAAGTATACAGGCAATGTAAGAATTAGTACAGTACATAACAGAGATTAACAATATATTTGTATACAAAAACATGCTCCTCAAACATTGAGGTATTACAGTACTTAGGTATGAACTTCCAGTCTAACACTGGTAGCAAAAGCTACCTCTCATAACCCAAGACATGTACAAAAGGCAAGTGTGTAGATGGTATTTACAGAAAATTCCCACGGGGGTACAAATGCCAACCCCTAAAGTAAGATCTTTTAGAACATAAGCACCATAAAACTTaggaatgaagattttaaaaccCAACTAGATGGCATCAGCAGCTCCAAATGCTCACaatttcccaaaaaaaaaaaaaaatccccaccatCTACAGttcttaagaagaaaaaacaaaggcagtcCATTGTTGTTTGGTAGTCTTGCAATCAGCTCCTTGCAAGAACATCCATTTGCTCCGTACCCGGATGATAGAGTTTGTCAATTACACTTCAGGGACTGGATCGAAAGTAAAACCAACATTCTTAACGTcaaaaaacacaactttttttcttttctttttttttttttaaagaatcaaaAATGTGCAAAGTGGCAATGACTGTCCTggtcagccaaaaaaaaaacccaacaaaacccaaacaaacaaaaaaaggaacgAAAGGGAACACAAAGGCTCAGCAAGTCCGCTTGTATTCTATTTTCTTTAGCAACTGTTGTTGCCTGGCttgcagtttttccttttctagcagtaacttctgctcctctgcctgaaGGGAATGAACGTACTCGGTGGCTTTTTTCAAGATGACGACTTTCGCAGCTTTCTCGTTTTTCACCAGTTCTGGAACATGGTCCCTTAGGGTGAGGAAGCTGGACCGCAGGTCGTTGCGCCGCTGCCGCTCCAGGATGTTGTGGTTGCGCCGGCGCTCGCTGTCCTCCGAATCCGAGTtccgagggctggagctctTCGACTTGGGTTGGAGGGCGGCTTTGACTGGACGGGGCACCTCGGCTTTTAACTTCTTCTGTGGCGGAGCGTCTTCGCTCTCCACGTAGGGAGAGGGAGCGGCGTAGTTGTGCTGCTGGTGGATGGGTGCGCAGCGCTTCAGGATCAGCTCGTTCTGcggcggccgggcgggcgggaACGCCGCGTGTTTGGGACGCACCGTGATGGTCAGGGTGGTGACAGCCTtgttggaggaggaggagcgcCTCTTCTCCACCGTCACGACGTCTATCTcgtcttcttcctcctcttcctcctcgtCTTCGTCATCTTTCGggaacagaaaatggaaaaacgTTCCGTTATTCCCACGCCAAAGGACTCTGAGCAAGAGTGAGCAACCGAAACGCAGTTACTGGCAAAACGTCTGCAGTTAAAAAGCAGCAATCACTGCTGGCAAAACCGGGGTGTGCCCACCACCTGCAGTCAGATACAGACCTCAAAAAGTATGTAACAGACAcgaaaagactgaaaaacagtgatttctggACGTTTAATACggtgcttttgttttgtttaaaaaaaaagcttctaatTTTCCATCAAAGCGGGGCTCCCACCCACGtaactccagcagcagcagagctgtgtttaaGAGGGAATGCATGTATTTCGAATGGAATGGCAGAGCTGTGGCACAAAAGGCGTGCGGAGTGGCACAACAGAGCCCTGGCTTGGTAGGGAAGCAGCcggaaaaaaatgaaacaatcgCTGGGTTTGTTCTGAGGCAGAAggtgaagctgctccagccGGGGGACCCTTTAAGCCGGCGCTTGGTGCACTGCCAAGAAGACAGCTGTTGGAAGTGCTTCCTCACCCAAAGCTGTCAAACCAAACATTAAAGGGACAGCGGGCTTTGAAACCCGGGACGGATCGCAGCGGGTTTACGGCGCTGGTCACACACCGGACCGGCTCGTCTGCACACGCCAAACCGGGTTCAGCCCAAAGTGGGCTTCTCTACAaaagcaggggcaggagctggttcTGGGCGTCTCAGGTTCTGCCTGGTGTctgggggggacacacacaccaGCCTTGCTTCCCCAAGTCACACTGAAGGCCACACACGCTCACCCCTCACCAAGCCCGTCCCCAGGGGGACActggcagcccccccagccgCTGGGATGGGGGCACGAAGGGCACAAGAGGCAAGGAAGCCGCGGGGGTCCCCAGCACCGCGCAGCCCCCAGAAACCGGACACCTTGCCCTGTGAACCCCCCTGGCCTCGCCGCTCCCCCGggcctgctgctgccaggacaggAGGCACCGAGTCGGATACCCCCCCTCCTCCCAGAGCTCTGCCACCCCCGGGGGGCTCCGCAGCTGCCGCGGGGACCCCCCaccccgctgccgccgcctgCCGGCCGAGCCCGCCGGAGCGGGGAgcagccccccccccgggggggggggcaccgCCGGCACCCACCCCCCTcacctccctccatcccccGGGGGGAACGGGTCTCGCTTACCCGAGTCGCTGAGGGTGTCGtccccggagctgctgctggcccgGCTGTCcccggcggggcgcggcgggcggcCGCCCCGCGGAGCTGCCCCGTTGGTCgctgccgccgcctcccgcTTGTTCACGGGGAACGGGAAGACCACGGCCGGGTCCACGCAGCCGGGGACGGCGCTGCCCAGCTCGGCGCGGGCgctggcggcggggctggcggcggcggggggccccgggggggcgggcggcggcggcggcggcggcggggggggggcggcgggagcctTGCCCTGCAGCTTCTCGCTGACCGCCCGCTCCAGCTTCTCGCGGGCCGAGAAGCCGCTCCACATGCAGTCCTGGATGATGATGGAGTTGAGgttgctggtggtggtggtcaCGCCGAGGCCCGTCTCGAAGAAATCCCCGCCGTCCGAGCCGCCCCACAGGTCGGCCTCGGGGGGCAGCAGTAGCAGCTCGGACGCCCAGTCCAGGGGGTCGGTGGGGCGGCAGCCCCCCAAAGCCGCTCCTCCCCACGGTACCGAGGGTCCCCCCGGGGGGTGCTCCTGGAGCCCGGCCCGGCTGGGAGACAGAGGAGGGGTGGGCAGCAACTCAAACTTTTTCCAGATGTCCTCCCCCGGGGGAGCGGAGTCCGGCCCGCACAAATAAAAATCATCTTCGTCCGGGTAGAAACAGGGCTGCAAAGAGTCGAACTCGAGGTCTGGG
The Apus apus isolate bApuApu2 chromosome 3, bApuApu2.pri.cur, whole genome shotgun sequence genome window above contains:
- the MYCN gene encoding N-myc proto-oncogene protein, producing the protein MPGMVSKNPDLEFDSLQPCFYPDEDDFYLCGPDSAPPGEDIWKKFELLPTPPLSPSRAGLQEHPPGGPSVPWGGAALGGCRPTDPLDWASELLLLPPEADLWGGSDGGDFFETGLGVTTTTSNLNSIIIQDCMWSGFSAREKLERAVSEKLQGKAPAAPPPPPPPPPPAPPGPPAAASPAASARAELGSAVPGCVDPAVVFPFPVNKREAAAATNGAAPRGGRPPRPAGDSRASSSSGDDTLSDSDDEDEEEEEEEDEIDVVTVEKRRSSSSNKAVTTLTITVRPKHAAFPPARPPQNELILKRCAPIHQQHNYAAPSPYVESEDAPPQKKLKAEVPRPVKAALQPKSKSSSPRNSDSEDSERRRNHNILERQRRNDLRSSFLTLRDHVPELVKNEKAAKVVILKKATEYVHSLQAEEQKLLLEKEKLQARQQQLLKKIEYKRTC